In Bacteroides cellulosilyticus, the genomic stretch TTAAAATTTGTGCAAAGTAACGACTTATTTCGATAATAAACAAATTATCGTCCACAATATTCTTACAAGTATTGCAACCACACGAGAAAACAGGACCGGCATGAGATACGCAAAGTCGATGATTCGTTCAAAAAGATCATTATCATCGGAGAAGAAAGTCCCGTCACAAGGGATGAAGCAGGTATTACGACTATAAGCATATATGATTTCTTATTGAAGGACAATTCGTTGGAGCTATAAAAAACAAAGAACGATTCTCCCAATAAAAACTTGCTTTCCCAGTTGCAGATAGTTATCTTTGTGCCTGCCAAGACTCAGAGCAAGACTTTCATTCTTAAAAACGAAAGCCTTATTCTTAAAAACGAAGATTTCACTCTTAAAAATGAAGACTTCGTTTCAAGTCTTTCCTGCCATAAAAGGAAGTTTGCATTGTAAGACAAACACCTTTCCACCGCAGGAAGGCAACTAAGCAACCGGATTAATCATCAAACAAGAAAGGAGAGCCCAACAATGCCCCACTACATAATGAAAGAAATGCCCGATATGCAAGACACAGGCGAACAGACCACCTACCCGCAAATGGTGATGACAGGACAGACCAGTACACGAGAACTAGCCGAATACATCGCCATGAAATGCGCCTTCTCCAAAGGAGTGACTGAGGGAGTAATCTGCGAACTGGGCGAAGCACTTGCCCACGAAATGGGCATGGGACGCTCCGTAAAAATAGAAGGTCTGGGTATATTTACCCCGGCACTGGCCCTGCGCCCGGACAAGGAACGGGAAGGCATGGGAGAAAATGCAACGAAACGAAACGCACAAAGCATTCGTGTGGGTGGAGTGAACTTCCGCGTAGACAAAGACCTGATAAGAGAAACCAACGGTTGGTGCGACCTTAAACGCGCTCCCTGGAAGCCCGTACGCTCCTCGCGGAAATATACCGCCGAACAACGCCTGGCACTGGCGAAAGCTTATCTGGAAGAACATCCTTACCTCACCGTATCGGACTACCGCCAACTGACGGGATTGCTACAAACCGCTGCCACCACCGAACTGCGCAAATGGGCGCATACATCGGGCACTGGCATCGAGACCAGCGGAAGAGGCAATCATAAAGTGTATGTGAAAAGTGAAGGAAATTGATCAGACTTTCAATTATTATATCTACTTTTGTAAACTTTTTCAATATTGCAGGATATAACTATAAGGAGGTTCTCCATTAAAGAAGACTATCAGGCTATGGATGCCTTTAACCGAAAAATGACGGAAGTACATCGTGACTACGTTGCAAAAGAAAAAAATCCAGCATCTCTGCGAAAAAATTAGTATTAACAGACTAAAGAGAAACGATATATGACCAAAGAGAAAATCATCCTCACGGGCGACCGCCCTACAGGACGCCTGCACATAGGACATTATGTAGGCTCATTAAGAAGAAGAGTAGAGTTGCAGAACTCCGGTTTGTATGACAAGATATTTGTTTTCATAGCCGATGCACAAGCATTGACGGACAATGTGGACAACCCGGAAAAGGTACGTCAGAATGTTATCGAAGTGGCGCTTGACTATCTGGCATGCGGGCTGGACCCGGCAAAAAGCACCATCTTCATTCAATCTCAGATTGCCGAACTGTGCGAATTGAGTTTTTACTTCATGAATATGGTGACCGTAAGCCGCCTGCAACGTAATCCTACAGTAAAGGCAGAAATTCAGTTGCGCAACTTCGACGCCAGCATCCCGGTAGGTTTCTTCACCTACCCCATCAGCCAGACTGCGGACATTGCCGCTTTCAAGGCAACAACTGTCCCTGTGGGCGAAGACCAGGAACCAATGCTGGAACAGGCACGCGAAATCGTTCGTCGCTTCAACTATATTTATGGTGAAACACTGGTTGAACCGGAAATCCTTCTGCCCGACAACGCCGCCTGCCTGCGCCTGCCCGGAACAGATGGAAAAGCCAAGATGAGTAAGAGCCTGGGAAACTGCATCTACCTCTCCGACTCTGCCGACGAAGTACAGAAAAAAGTGAAAGGTATGTATACCGATCCCGACCACTTGCGTGTACAAGACCCGGGTAAAGTAGAAGGCAATCCTGTATTTACTTATCTGGACGCTTTCTGCCGTCCCGAACACTTCGGTCTTTACCTGCCCGAATATCCGAACCTCGATGAACTGAAAGCACATTATCAGCGTGGCGGTCTGGGCGATATGAAGGTGAAAGGATTCCTTAACTCCATCATGCAGGAGA encodes the following:
- a CDS encoding HU family DNA-binding protein, with product MPHYIMKEMPDMQDTGEQTTYPQMVMTGQTSTRELAEYIAMKCAFSKGVTEGVICELGEALAHEMGMGRSVKIEGLGIFTPALALRPDKEREGMGENATKRNAQSIRVGGVNFRVDKDLIRETNGWCDLKRAPWKPVRSSRKYTAEQRLALAKAYLEEHPYLTVSDYRQLTGLLQTAATTELRKWAHTSGTGIETSGRGNHKVYVKSEGN
- the trpS gene encoding tryptophan--tRNA ligase → MTKEKIILTGDRPTGRLHIGHYVGSLRRRVELQNSGLYDKIFVFIADAQALTDNVDNPEKVRQNVIEVALDYLACGLDPAKSTIFIQSQIAELCELSFYFMNMVTVSRLQRNPTVKAEIQLRNFDASIPVGFFTYPISQTADIAAFKATTVPVGEDQEPMLEQAREIVRRFNYIYGETLVEPEILLPDNAACLRLPGTDGKAKMSKSLGNCIYLSDSADEVQKKVKGMYTDPDHLRVQDPGKVEGNPVFTYLDAFCRPEHFGLYLPEYPNLDELKAHYQRGGLGDMKVKGFLNSIMQETLEPIRNRRKEFEKDIPAIYDMLKKGCDAAREVAAATLDDVRKAMKINYFDDAELIAEQVKKFSGE